From Kiloniellales bacterium, the proteins below share one genomic window:
- a CDS encoding FAD-dependent oxidoreductase gives MAEFPERAKVVIVGLGGIVGASVAHHLIERGWDDIVGIDKSAIPTDIGSTSHASDFCYATSHDFLSCWTTLYSIDFFEKRGRYAKVGGLEVARVGDDARMDEIKRKVASGKAFGTRAHLVGPAEIKEKFPLIEESLVQGGMWDPDAGLVVPRSQVVAGELVEEAENSGKLRAFANTPATGLLIEGGRIKGVETPRGTIRADHVVVCAGLWGRLVAEMAGEDLPVMPVDHPLLWFGPYDEFAGTGKDIGWPLLRDQGNSAYMRDTGDPKTTEGGMVEWGYYEQTEPRLCHPRDLLEKEEARLSPSQRDLEMEQVMEALEKAMELTPILGELGYDEKRSFNGLLQVTTDGGPSMGESQKVRGLWYAVAIWVKDGPGMGKLIADWMTDGRTGIDHHQIDYARFYPFQTDSAFIHARCSETAMKIYNPAVHPREPFAGGRDIRRSPFYEREKELGGYFMELGGWERAHGYASNEHLLQKYGNQVPVRENEWDNRHFWRVSNAEHLEMSANVGMVNLSHFALYDVTGPDHVKFMEYLCVARVGGDNQVGKGIYTHFLDEHGMVKADFTVFRLADRFRFVDGADAGNRDFVYMKRIAEDLGYDVTIADVSTDHTTIGLWGPNARATLQAVVTEPEALTHEKFPFASLKEIEIAGKNVTAFRISYVGEQGWELHMRYEDGLAVWDALRARDVMPFGVETYANSRRLEKSLRLQNADLLTEYNLLEADLARPKVKEADFIGKAAYLEHRARDHQPATLCTLVMTDNRDSAGVARYPVGVLPIMCPKTGETLVDSEGRRSFTTSIAFGPTVGKNIALGYLPHEHAVKGKDFQVEYFGETFPVQVAGVGYEPLYDPENLKPRS, from the coding sequence ATGGCAGAGTTTCCCGAAAGAGCGAAGGTCGTGATCGTTGGCCTCGGCGGCATCGTCGGGGCGTCCGTGGCCCACCACCTGATCGAGCGGGGCTGGGACGATATCGTCGGCATCGACAAGTCCGCGATCCCGACGGACATCGGCTCGACCTCCCACGCCTCGGATTTCTGCTACGCCACCAGCCACGATTTTCTTTCCTGCTGGACGACGCTCTACTCGATCGACTTCTTCGAGAAGCGGGGGCGCTACGCCAAGGTGGGCGGGCTCGAGGTCGCCCGGGTCGGTGACGACGCCCGCATGGACGAGATCAAGCGGAAGGTCGCCTCGGGCAAGGCCTTCGGCACCCGGGCCCACCTCGTGGGGCCGGCCGAGATCAAGGAGAAGTTCCCGCTGATCGAGGAGAGCCTGGTCCAGGGGGGCATGTGGGACCCCGACGCCGGGCTGGTCGTGCCCCGCTCCCAGGTGGTCGCCGGCGAGCTGGTCGAGGAGGCCGAGAACAGCGGCAAGCTCCGCGCCTTTGCCAATACGCCGGCCACGGGACTGTTGATCGAGGGCGGCCGCATCAAGGGCGTCGAGACCCCGCGCGGCACGATCCGGGCCGACCACGTCGTGGTCTGCGCCGGTCTCTGGGGGCGGCTGGTCGCGGAGATGGCGGGCGAAGACCTGCCGGTCATGCCGGTCGACCACCCGCTGCTCTGGTTCGGGCCCTACGACGAGTTCGCCGGCACCGGCAAGGATATCGGCTGGCCGCTGCTGCGCGACCAGGGCAACTCCGCCTACATGCGCGACACCGGCGACCCCAAGACCACCGAAGGCGGCATGGTCGAGTGGGGCTACTACGAGCAGACCGAGCCCCGGCTCTGCCATCCGCGCGACCTCCTGGAGAAGGAGGAAGCGCGCCTCTCGCCCTCGCAGCGCGACCTGGAGATGGAGCAGGTCATGGAGGCGCTCGAGAAGGCCATGGAGCTGACGCCGATCCTGGGCGAGCTGGGCTACGACGAGAAGCGCTCCTTCAACGGCCTGCTCCAGGTCACGACCGACGGCGGCCCGTCGATGGGCGAGAGCCAGAAAGTGCGCGGCCTCTGGTATGCCGTGGCGATCTGGGTCAAGGACGGCCCGGGCATGGGCAAGCTGATCGCCGACTGGATGACCGACGGACGCACCGGGATCGACCACCACCAGATCGACTACGCCCGTTTCTATCCCTTCCAGACCGACTCGGCCTTCATCCACGCCCGCTGTTCCGAAACGGCGATGAAGATCTACAATCCGGCGGTTCATCCGCGCGAGCCCTTCGCCGGCGGCCGGGATATCCGGCGCAGCCCCTTTTACGAGCGGGAGAAGGAGCTCGGCGGCTACTTCATGGAGCTGGGCGGCTGGGAGCGGGCTCACGGCTACGCCAGCAACGAGCACCTGCTGCAGAAGTACGGCAACCAGGTGCCGGTGCGCGAGAACGAGTGGGACAACCGCCACTTCTGGCGCGTCTCCAACGCCGAGCACCTGGAGATGAGCGCCAACGTGGGCATGGTGAACCTGTCTCACTTCGCGCTCTACGACGTGACCGGGCCGGACCACGTCAAGTTCATGGAGTACCTCTGCGTCGCCAGGGTCGGCGGCGACAACCAGGTCGGCAAGGGGATCTACACCCACTTCCTCGACGAGCACGGCATGGTCAAGGCCGACTTCACGGTGTTCCGCCTGGCCGACCGCTTCCGCTTCGTCGACGGCGCGGACGCCGGCAACCGCGACTTCGTCTACATGAAGCGCATAGCCGAGGACCTTGGCTACGACGTGACCATCGCCGACGTCTCGACCGACCACACAACCATCGGTCTCTGGGGCCCGAACGCCCGGGCCACGCTCCAGGCCGTGGTGACGGAGCCCGAGGCCCTCACTCACGAGAAATTCCCCTTCGCCTCGCTCAAGGAGATCGAGATCGCCGGCAAGAACGTCACCGCCTTCCGCATCTCCTACGTCGGCGAGCAGGGCTGGGAGCTGCACATGCGCTACGAGGACGGCCTCGCCGTCTGGGACGCGCTGCGCGCCCGGGACGTCATGCCCTTCGGCGTCGAGACCTACGCCAACTCGCGGCGCCTGGAGAAGAGCCTGCGCCTGCAGAACGCCGACCTCCTGACCGAGTACAACCTGCTCGAGGCCGACCTGGCGCGGCCCAAGGTCAAGGAGGCGGACTTCATCGGCAAGGCGGCCTATCTGGAACACCGCGCCCGCGACCACCAGCCGGCCACGCTCTGCACCCTGGTCATGACCGACAACCGGGATTCCGCGGGCGTGGCGCGCTATCCCGTCGGGGTTCTGCCGATCATGTGCCCGAAGACCGGCGAGACGCTGGTCGATTCCGAGGGCCGCCGCTCCTTCACCACCTCGATCGCCTTCGGCCCGACGGTCGGCAAGAACATCGCGCTCGGCTATCTGCCCCACGAGCACGCGGTCAAAGGCAAGGATTTCCAGGTCGAGTACTTCGGCGAGACCTTCCCGGTCCAGGTGGCCGGCGTCGGCTACGAGCCGCTCTACGACCCGGAGAACCTAAAGCCGCGCAGCTGA
- a CDS encoding sulfotransferase, translating to METLSRARALHEQGGLREARRLYLDVLAADPGHAEALYHLASLARQMDRPDVAARRLQEALQHHPDFIEARLLLGNVLVEQRAFAEAERTYRAALDRAPDHSGLLLNLGNLLHEGGRDAEAEPLLRRAARLDPALAEADNSLALLLQRQGRAHEALEFYRSAVAKRPGYAAAHNNLGTLYRELGQLDEAVAQYRAALAQGESLETRGNLAALLERANRLDEATVEAERALSLDPRDPAARVTLAKLRGRRGEVEAARRDYRALLADLGQPGEERQLRTVARAHADLGRLEEEAGDYARAFDHYTLANRLNCRSAPGWEENAAAYLDAIRALQAGVETLAPEAPETRGADGNAPIFLVGFPRSGTTLLAQALAALPGAVLMDEKTALDEARLAHLGDGGPEALETQSEGARQKIRQSYWAAAERHLGAPLDGRRLIDKMPLNLLNLWLVAAVFPHAKVLVSLRDPRDVCLSCFTTLFRLRAGTADFPSLEHTIQLYRAVMDLWQAERRHLALESAVHRYEDLVQDFEGELRRIAAFLGLAWDDAALDHAASARRRFVVSPSYDQVVRPLYGSSIGRWRHFETQLAPQIAPLRPYLDAFGYDAP from the coding sequence ATGGAAACTCTGAGCCGGGCGCGGGCGCTTCATGAGCAGGGCGGCCTGCGCGAAGCGCGTCGCCTCTATCTCGACGTCCTGGCGGCCGACCCGGGCCACGCCGAGGCGCTCTACCATCTGGCGTCCCTGGCCCGACAGATGGACCGGCCGGACGTCGCCGCCCGGCGCCTGCAGGAAGCGCTGCAGCACCACCCCGATTTTATCGAGGCCCGCCTGCTGCTCGGCAACGTTCTGGTCGAGCAGCGCGCTTTCGCCGAGGCGGAGCGGACCTACCGGGCAGCGCTCGATCGGGCGCCGGACCATTCCGGGCTGTTGCTGAACCTCGGCAACCTTCTGCACGAGGGCGGCCGGGACGCGGAGGCCGAGCCCTTGCTGCGCCGCGCCGCCCGGCTGGACCCGGCACTTGCCGAGGCGGACAACAGCCTGGCCCTGCTGCTGCAGCGGCAGGGACGGGCCCACGAGGCCCTGGAATTCTACCGCTCGGCCGTGGCCAAGCGCCCCGGCTACGCCGCCGCGCACAACAACCTGGGCACGCTCTACCGCGAGCTCGGGCAGCTGGACGAAGCGGTCGCCCAGTACAGAGCGGCCCTCGCCCAGGGGGAATCGCTCGAGACGCGGGGCAATCTGGCGGCCCTCCTGGAGCGGGCCAACCGCCTGGACGAGGCGACGGTCGAGGCCGAGCGGGCGCTGTCCCTCGACCCCCGCGACCCGGCCGCGCGCGTCACCCTGGCCAAGCTGCGCGGCCGGCGCGGCGAGGTCGAGGCCGCGCGCCGGGACTACCGGGCCCTGCTCGCCGATCTCGGCCAGCCGGGTGAGGAACGTCAACTGCGGACCGTTGCGCGCGCCCACGCCGACCTCGGCAGACTGGAGGAAGAGGCCGGCGACTACGCCCGCGCCTTCGACCACTACACCCTGGCCAACCGGCTCAACTGCCGGTCCGCGCCGGGCTGGGAGGAGAACGCCGCGGCCTATCTTGACGCGATCCGCGCTCTCCAGGCCGGGGTCGAGACCCTGGCACCGGAGGCGCCCGAGACGCGCGGTGCGGACGGGAACGCGCCGATCTTCCTGGTCGGTTTTCCCCGCTCGGGCACCACCCTGCTCGCCCAGGCCCTCGCCGCCCTGCCGGGCGCGGTCCTGATGGACGAGAAGACCGCCCTCGACGAGGCGCGCCTCGCGCACCTCGGCGACGGCGGGCCTGAGGCCCTGGAGACCCAGTCCGAGGGGGCGCGGCAGAAGATCCGGCAGAGCTACTGGGCGGCCGCCGAGCGCCACCTGGGCGCGCCCCTGGACGGCCGCCGGCTGATCGACAAGATGCCGCTGAACCTGCTCAATCTCTGGCTGGTAGCGGCCGTGTTCCCGCACGCCAAGGTGCTGGTTTCGCTGCGCGATCCGCGCGACGTCTGCCTTTCCTGCTTCACCACCCTGTTCCGCCTGCGCGCGGGCACGGCGGATTTTCCGAGCCTGGAGCACACGATCCAGCTCTACCGGGCGGTCATGGACCTGTGGCAGGCCGAGCGGCGGCACCTGGCGCTGGAGTCGGCGGTCCATCGCTACGAGGACCTGGTTCAGGACTTCGAGGGCGAGCTTCGGCGCATTGCCGCCTTCCTCGGCCTGGCCTGGGACGACGCCGCGCTCGATCACGCCGCCTCGGCCCGCCGCCGCTTCGTGGTCTCGCCCAGCTACGACCAGGTCGTCCGTCCGCTCTACGGTTCCTCGATCGGCCGCTGGCGACACTTTGAAACGCAGCTGGCGCCCCAGATCGCCCCGCTCCGGCCCTATCTAGACGCCTTCGGCTACGACGCGCCCTGA
- a CDS encoding DUF6505 family protein yields the protein MKLPRTIQLDRSDLEVFPRAAEPGEWAVSGGFAFADCDPAALDRKEALALRSGWLGTESFGRSTLAEVAEIEEADFFQMVERLAAHFVAHYGAPDLVSALPVARDEVEHAASLCEHRVHTLLAVERELTEDGLVERFRTIRPSPEQDHARIWEIVAEDEA from the coding sequence ATGAAGCTGCCCCGTACAATCCAGTTGGACCGCTCCGACCTGGAAGTCTTTCCCCGGGCCGCCGAACCGGGCGAGTGGGCCGTCTCCGGCGGCTTCGCTTTCGCCGATTGCGATCCCGCCGCGCTCGACCGTAAGGAGGCGCTCGCGCTGCGCAGCGGCTGGCTGGGCACGGAGAGCTTCGGCCGCTCGACACTGGCCGAGGTGGCGGAGATCGAAGAGGCCGACTTCTTCCAGATGGTCGAACGCCTGGCGGCGCACTTTGTTGCGCACTACGGCGCGCCGGACCTGGTCAGCGCCCTGCCGGTGGCGCGCGACGAGGTCGAGCACGCCGCCTCGCTCTGCGAGCACAGGGTCCACACCCTTCTGGCGGTCGAACGGGAGCTGACCGAGGACGGCCTGGTCGAACGGTTTCGCACCATCCGGCCCAGCCCCGAGCAGGATCACGCCCGGATCTGGGAGATCGTGGCCGAGGACGAGGCGTGA
- a CDS encoding DUF1849 family protein, whose amino-acid sequence MRNLVLACLLAASLSGAAGPVTAAEAAGPEILPHRAVYSLQLVESRDGGTIIGAKGRIEFEWTAGCDGWTVNQKTLLILADSEGNNFDTGWTLKAWESNDGLTYRFAVKRLGSGAPSSLTRGRAQLEVGEESGLVTFSEPDGRAPMSLPAGTRFPTRHSRELLQAAVDEELLIWRQVFDGTNDGGLFGVNAVITGALPPGAGKPSPYQSLQDLRSWQLEMAFFETEATGPDPEHQQVLRLYANGVVDELRFDYGDFVLAGGLERLEMLARPKCE is encoded by the coding sequence GTGCGTAATCTAGTCTTGGCCTGCCTGCTCGCAGCGAGCCTGAGCGGCGCCGCCGGTCCCGTCACCGCAGCGGAGGCCGCCGGTCCCGAAATCCTTCCGCATCGGGCCGTCTACAGCCTGCAACTCGTGGAGTCGCGCGACGGCGGCACGATCATCGGCGCCAAGGGCCGGATCGAGTTCGAATGGACCGCCGGCTGCGACGGCTGGACCGTCAATCAGAAGACGCTCCTGATCCTGGCCGACTCCGAGGGCAACAACTTCGATACCGGCTGGACCCTCAAGGCCTGGGAATCGAACGACGGGTTGACCTACCGCTTCGCGGTGAAGCGCCTCGGCTCCGGGGCGCCGTCCAGTCTCACCCGTGGCCGTGCCCAGCTCGAGGTCGGTGAGGAGAGCGGCCTGGTGACCTTCTCCGAACCCGATGGCCGTGCCCCGATGTCCTTGCCGGCGGGGACCCGCTTCCCGACCCGGCACAGCCGGGAGCTCCTGCAGGCCGCGGTCGACGAGGAACTCCTTATCTGGCGGCAGGTCTTCGATGGCACCAACGACGGGGGCCTGTTCGGCGTGAACGCGGTAATCACCGGAGCGCTGCCGCCTGGCGCCGGCAAGCCTTCGCCCTATCAGAGCCTGCAAGACCTGCGGTCCTGGCAGCTCGAGATGGCCTTCTTCGAGACCGAGGCCACCGGCCCCGATCCGGAGCACCAACAGGTCTTGCGGCTCTACGCCAATGGCGTGGTCGACGAGCTGCGCTTCGACTACGGGGACTTCGTTCTCGCCGGCGGGCTGGAGCGTCTGGAGATGCTGGCGCGCCCCAAGTGCGAGTGA